From the genome of Petrotoga sp. 9PW.55.5.1:
GATTTACTTGAATGTCCTATCTGTGAAGAAACAATCGTCTTATCAAAAGCATCAATAATATCCAGTATAGGAACAAAGCCATCGTATTTTGTTGGGATGAATTTGATGTCTCCTTCCCAGAATCTATTGGGAGCATCTATTTCATGATTATGTGGTCTTCTCTTTGGATGTTTGAAATGGTTTCTGTAAGCTCTAACAACACCTAATTCTTTTCTTATTCTGTAAATCTTTTTGTGGTTAACAATTATTCCAAGTTGGTTCTTAAACACAACAGATAACTTCTTATCTCCAAGAGATTTAAAGTAAAAAGTTGGATCGTTTGGATTGTTGTTTTCATATATGGAGATTATAATCTCTTTAATGCGTTCATCCTCAACTATTTGACCATTGATAGTATAAGAGAATCCTACGAATCTTTTTTGTTTTGGTTTAGCCTTGATAGTCTCAACAACAAAGAACAACCTTGTTTTGAAGTAAAAAGAGCTTGAACTCATATGAAAATAATCCAGAAGATAACTCAGGCATACACCATAATTTCTGTATTTAATAATAAGAATCAATTTACCAATATCTGTACAATTCACTTGTGGTTCATATTTTTTTTTAAAAGTTCAAGTTCATCTCTTACTATTCTCAGCTGTAATTCTTTTTCAAGAAGAATCTTTTCATAATAACTAAGTTTTCTTCTTAAGATAAACAGAATCATTAGAATTGTTATAATCATCCGACCTATCTATACCTGCTGATTCATAAATGATAGGAGGAATCTTAGAATAATCAGAAATCATAGACTTAGTTCTTCCTTTTTTGGTTTTAAACACAGAGTCATCATAATTAGATTTTTTGTACTTTTGTACCCATTGAGAAAGAGTGTTAAAAGGTATAGAATACTCATCAGAGAACTCTTTTAAAGATTTTTCACTGTTAAGATATTCTTTAACAAGTTGCAGCTTTAAATCACCGGAATAAACTTTTTTCTTTTTCATATTCTCACCCCTTATTTTATTTTATCATTTCCTTCATTTTTCTCCAATCTCTATGAGGGGTGATTATGTTTTTTGGTATATCTCAAAACTTCCTTGAATCCAAAACTTATTCTTTTTATTAATTTTATGTGTGTATGTCGTCCTTCTACTTTAGCCGTCGTTGTTCTATTAACGAAATATTGGAGTATTTCTTTTTCCCACCTTATATATGTTTTGGCCCATCTCCATACCTGAGGATCTTCACTTTCTTCCATCTTCTCTATCAATATGTGTAATCTTCTTTTCCCTTCTTCATACGTTTCTGCTTTATACATCCATTTCAACATTAGTAGGTATCTATAATACTCTTTTAGATATGGATGTTCCTTCAATGTTTTGTATAATTTCTTTACCTTTTTCTTCTCTTTTAATAATTTCTTTCCATTCAAAAAGAATAATTTTACAGGTATCTTTTTATTGTTATTCGTTACTTCTTCTTCTATCTTTATACTTTCTCTTAGCTTTTTCTGTGCGTCTTTTACTACATGAAAATGGTCCGCTACTACTTTCACTCCAGGTAATTCTTCTTTGACTGCATTCTTAAACGAGGCTCTCATATCGATAGCTACTTCTGTTATCTTTTGCTTTATTTCATACGGTATTTTATTTAAAAATCCTTTCAACTCTTCTTTTTTGTCTGACTTCAATATCGCTATTGTGTTTGAGGTGTTTAATTCTACTATCGTCGTCACCATCTTAAACCCTCTAAATGAGTGTTCATCTATCCCTAACTTTATATCTTCCATATCTTGAAATTTCGTCCAATCTACTTTTACTTCAATCGAATCTAATAAATTACTCACAGTTCTCACACTTACACCAAACTCTTTCGCGGTTGCTGATATGCTCATCTTACGCAAACCCTTTACAATGTTTTCTGTCTCTGCTCTTGTTATTCTTTGCCATCTATAACTTATCTTCTCATCTCTGAAAGTTTTCCCTGTTTTTTTACACATGTATCTTTGTGGTCTGTGTATCAGATATATTCTTTGTGTTCCAACTTTGCCAGCCTTGATAATCCTTTCTTTTGCTTTACCGTTACGTACTATGTATTCTCGCTTGTCTTTACATCCTTTACATTTATACGGACATTCTGGTATCTTTACCTTTTTCGAATATTTCACTTCAAAGTAAATCTCTCCCTCTTTTCTCAAATCTTTTCTCTCTTTTAACTTAAAACCTTTGTCAATATCCAGTATTTGTGCTATAATTTTGTTGCTCCTGATATCATTTCTCTCTTTTTATTTTTATTTTGTGCTCTATGAGAAGTGATATCTTTTTTTACCCCTTTTGTCAAGTACCTCATCAACCATTTTTATTATACAGCCATTTTTTAGAAAACATTCCTCTTTTTCAATTGATAAGGTATCAATAGGTAAAATATTCCAAGTATG
Proteins encoded in this window:
- a CDS encoding transposase, giving the protein MKKKKVYSGDLKLQLVKEYLNSEKSLKEFSDEYSIPFNTLSQWVQKYKKSNYDDSVFKTKKGRTKSMISDYSKIPPIIYESAGIDRSDDYNNSNDSVYLKKKT
- a CDS encoding ISL3 family transposase — translated: MRKEGEIYFEVKYSKKVKIPECPYKCKGCKDKREYIVRNGKAKERIIKAGKVGTQRIYLIHRPQRYMCKKTGKTFRDEKISYRWQRITRAETENIVKGLRKMSISATAKEFGVSVRTVSNLLDSIEVKVDWTKFQDMEDIKLGIDEHSFRGFKMVTTIVELNTSNTIAILKSDKKEELKGFLNKIPYEIKQKITEVAIDMRASFKNAVKEELPGVKVVADHFHVVKDAQKKLRESIKIEEEVTNNNKKIPVKLFFLNGKKLLKEKKKVKKLYKTLKEHPYLKEYYRYLLMLKWMYKAETYEEGKRRLHILIEKMEESEDPQVWRWAKTYIRWEKEILQYFVNRTTTAKVEGRHTHIKLIKRISFGFKEVLRYTKKHNHPS
- a CDS encoding IS3 family transposase, yielding MNCTDIGKLILIIKYRNYGVCLSYLLDYFHMSSSSFYFKTRLFFVVETIKAKPKQKRFVGFSYTINGQIVEDERIKEIIISIYENNNPNDPTFYFKSLGDKKLSVVFKNQLGIIVNHKKIYRIRKELGVVRAYRNHFKHPKRRPHNHEIDAPNRFWEGDIKFIPTKYDGFVPILDIIDAFDKTIVSSQIGHSSKS